In Actinomyces radicidentis, one genomic interval encodes:
- a CDS encoding sugar phosphate isomerase/epimerase family protein, which translates to MSETVHVPVGLSTSSWTLGDCEGAFAAAAELGYDGVEIMVWSEKATQSAEDLLAFSEERGQPVLAIHAPTLLLTRSVFGTNPWDKVDRSIELAQAVGAPSVVLHPPFFWQARYAAEFVEGVQTRELATGTHLCVENMFTWRPRQAHSSRDFQAYSPTWDPVGQGYLSTTLDLSHAATSGSDGLAMARALGPTLRHLHLTDGVPGFRDAHLLPGQGDQDCAGVLGHLAATGFAERGGQVVVEVNVRGMSDDERHEGLASALAYAREHLEGEGDTDSVHVPEPTRRRYQREDA; encoded by the coding sequence TTGAGCGAGACCGTCCATGTCCCGGTCGGGCTGTCGACGTCCTCGTGGACGCTCGGCGACTGCGAGGGCGCCTTCGCGGCCGCCGCCGAGCTCGGCTACGACGGCGTCGAGATCATGGTGTGGTCCGAGAAGGCCACGCAGAGCGCCGAGGACCTCCTCGCCTTCTCCGAGGAGCGCGGGCAGCCGGTCCTCGCGATCCACGCCCCGACGCTCCTGCTCACGCGCTCCGTCTTCGGCACGAATCCGTGGGACAAGGTCGACCGCTCCATCGAGCTCGCCCAGGCCGTCGGGGCTCCGAGCGTCGTCCTCCACCCGCCGTTCTTCTGGCAGGCCCGCTACGCCGCGGAGTTCGTCGAGGGCGTCCAGACCCGCGAGCTCGCCACCGGCACGCACCTCTGTGTGGAGAACATGTTCACGTGGCGGCCGCGCCAGGCGCACTCCTCGCGCGACTTCCAGGCCTACTCGCCCACCTGGGACCCGGTGGGGCAGGGCTACCTCTCCACGACGCTCGACCTCTCGCACGCCGCGACCTCCGGCTCGGACGGCCTGGCGATGGCACGGGCGCTCGGTCCGACGCTGCGCCACCTGCACCTCACCGACGGCGTGCCCGGCTTCCGCGACGCCCACCTCCTGCCCGGGCAGGGCGACCAGGACTGCGCCGGCGTCCTCGGGCACCTGGCCGCCACCGGCTTCGCCGAGCGCGGCGGTCAGGTGGTCGTCGAGGTCAACGTGCGCGGCATGAGCGACGACGAGCGCCACGAGGGCCTGGCGAGCGCGCTGGCCTACGCGCGCGAGCACCTCGAGGGGGAGGGGGACACGGACTCCGTCCACGTCCCCGAGCCGACGCGCAGGCGCTACCAGCGCGAGGATGCGTGA